Proteins co-encoded in one Gemmatimonadota bacterium genomic window:
- a CDS encoding MerR family transcriptional regulator — protein MERHVTIKEAAKRVGLPPKTIRYYEDVGVIPRLKRNRSAPGANGYRVFGEQDIHRLQFVKRARRLGLPLAQVKELLVATERGSGAPRLLTLIEQRLSEIDQNIEELRSLRQALVDFRRRTEAAEEPVRSCCEPVCGPLTCEPEDESAPLVRIANTRHRDRR, from the coding sequence ATGGAACGACACGTCACCATCAAAGAAGCGGCCAAGCGCGTCGGCCTGCCGCCCAAGACCATTCGGTACTATGAAGACGTTGGGGTGATCCCAAGGCTCAAGCGTAACCGGTCGGCGCCCGGCGCCAACGGCTACCGAGTGTTCGGTGAGCAGGACATCCATCGGCTCCAGTTCGTGAAGCGGGCGAGGCGGCTCGGCCTGCCCTTGGCCCAGGTCAAGGAGCTTCTCGTCGCCACCGAACGGGGCTCTGGGGCGCCGCGGCTGCTGACATTGATCGAGCAGAGGCTTTCGGAAATCGACCAGAACATCGAGGAGCTACGATCCCTGCGGCAGGCGCTCGTAGACTTTCGGCGCCGCACTGAGGCGGCGGAGGAGCCGGTGCGGTCGTGCTGCGAACCCGTGTGCGGGCCTCTTACCTGCGAACCCGAAGACGAGAGCGCGCCGTTGGTGCGAATTGCCAATACCAGGCACCGGGATAGGAGGTAG
- a CDS encoding type II toxin-antitoxin system MqsA family antitoxin, giving the protein MAKASEERLVERLVTYTLELDGRLIMIEHVPARVNEETGERFFSPEVVERLHQIAREARTPTRVIQTPVFDFAA; this is encoded by the coding sequence ATGGCGAAAGCGAGTGAGGAGCGGTTGGTCGAGCGCCTGGTCACGTACACTTTGGAGCTGGACGGCCGGCTCATCATGATCGAGCATGTCCCTGCCCGGGTGAACGAAGAAACCGGCGAGCGCTTTTTCTCACCCGAGGTCGTGGAACGCCTCCACCAGATCGCCCGGGAGGCGCGAACGCCGACGCGTGTCATTCAGACGCCTGTCTTCGACTTTGCGGCATAG
- a CDS encoding DUF4258 domain-containing protein, whose protein sequence is MLEEIRSKIAANQFEFSEHAVDQSILRRIGVQEIREAIATGEVIEDYPQDKYGPSCLILGFTAAGRAIHMQCSHPSRPIVKIVTLYEPDPSLWSPDFQERRRPDNGESE, encoded by the coding sequence CTGCTCGAGGAGATCCGGAGCAAGATTGCGGCGAACCAGTTCGAGTTTTCGGAGCATGCGGTCGATCAGAGCATCCTGCGACGCATCGGCGTACAGGAGATCCGGGAGGCTATTGCCACGGGAGAAGTCATCGAGGACTATCCCCAGGACAAGTATGGTCCGAGCTGCTTGATTCTAGGCTTCACCGCGGCCGGCCGGGCAATTCATATGCAATGCAGCCACCCGTCCCGCCCCATTGTGAAGATCGTGACCTTGTATGAGCCGGACCCGAGCCTGTGGAGCCCGGATTTTCAAGAGCGTAGGAGGCCTGATAATGGCGAAAGCGAGTGA
- a CDS encoding DUF4143 domain-containing protein, with translation MLARIEDLGDFRRLMRAAALRLGSVLNQADLARDVALSRPTVHRWLNLLETSFQLVRLGAYAVHRTKRLVKSPKLYWSDVGLARRLAGGEPTGAHLENLVLGDLIAWRELVTPRPEVLYWRTVNQEEIDFVIEAGRRLLPIEVKATSRPAYRDARHLLTFRGEYGAAVPCGLLLHTGSATFWLAEGILAAPWWRVL, from the coding sequence ATGCTTGCCCGGATCGAAGACCTCGGGGACTTCCGCCGTCTGATGCGGGCCGCTGCCCTGCGTCTCGGCTCGGTTCTCAACCAGGCCGACCTGGCGCGCGACGTTGCGCTCTCACGTCCGACTGTGCACCGCTGGCTCAATTTGCTCGAGACATCCTTCCAGCTCGTGCGCCTGGGCGCCTACGCCGTGCACCGGACGAAGCGCCTGGTGAAGAGTCCGAAGCTCTACTGGTCGGATGTCGGCCTGGCGCGGCGTCTGGCGGGTGGCGAGCCGACCGGCGCGCACCTGGAGAACCTCGTCCTGGGCGACCTGATCGCGTGGCGCGAGCTCGTGACGCCACGGCCCGAAGTGCTGTACTGGCGCACAGTCAACCAGGAGGAGATCGATTTCGTGATCGAAGCTGGCCGCAGGCTGCTTCCCATCGAGGTCAAGGCGACATCGCGCCCCGCATACCGCGACGCCCGTCACCTCCTCACCTTCCGCGGCGAGTACGGTGCTGCCGTACCCTGCGGACTGCTGCTGCACACGGGCAGCGCGACCTTCTGGCTGGCTGAGGGGATCCTGGCAGCGCCGTGGTGGCGGGTACTTTGA
- a CDS encoding Uma2 family endonuclease, translated as MATQPRRLRADDLPHIPVEDPALSGYELVDGELVPVMGANPPHAELILEVGALLRAFVKRRKLGRVFVDPWIRLALPRDPERVRAPDVAFVAAEKLRQSGGVPDDYFRIVPDLVVEIYCPSNERKRRDFHQRIRDYLDAGVPLLWVIYPASRYAAVYRADGSARVLREDEELDGETVLPGFRLPLADLFALLD; from the coding sequence ATGGCCACGCAACCACGACGCCTGCGGGCGGACGATCTGCCCCATATCCCCGTCGAGGATCCGGCGCTCAGCGGCTACGAGCTGGTGGACGGCGAGCTGGTGCCGGTGATGGGCGCCAACCCTCCCCACGCCGAGCTGATCCTCGAGGTGGGAGCGCTGCTGCGCGCCTTCGTCAAGCGGAGGAAGCTCGGGCGCGTCTTCGTGGATCCCTGGATCCGGCTCGCGCTGCCCCGCGACCCGGAGCGCGTCCGCGCGCCCGACGTGGCCTTCGTGGCGGCCGAGAAGCTGCGCCAGAGCGGCGGCGTTCCCGACGATTACTTCCGCATCGTGCCGGACCTCGTCGTCGAGATCTACTGCCCGAGCAACGAACGCAAGCGTCGCGATTTCCACCAGCGCATCCGCGACTACCTCGACGCTGGCGTGCCGCTGCTCTGGGTCATCTACCCTGCCTCGCGGTACGCAGCCGTCTACCGTGCCGACGGCTCCGCACGCGTCCTGCGAGAGGACGAAGAGCTCGATGGCGAAACCGTGCTTCCCGGCTTCCGCCTCCCGCTGGCAGATCTGTTCGCACTGCTCGACTGA